In a single window of the Acidobacteriota bacterium genome:
- a CDS encoding HD domain-containing protein: MAERIYRDSVHNIIRVNTDTAEGKLVTRLIDTPEFQRLRRIRQLGLAYFSYQGAEHSRFTHSLGAYHLAGRMLAKLRLDSDIDEELQTAVRVGALLHDIGHGPYSHVIESILDFHHEEFSIAAVLSEKTEVGRLLREYSSNLAENIAAIIRGDFQPAALAQIVSSQLDADRMDYLLRDSLMTGARYGIYDLEWIIKSIEISPDGEHLYVSAPGIYAVEDYLQARYYMYRQVYFHRTLRSAEAVLRVLLKRALRVHADGGDAWTAADSPMSRVLAGEKLTLKEHLEFDDADVLYSIKRWRHSGDEILGDLAGRFLDRRLFKAFDLDMPDDERRDFITAAREIVASGGFDPDYYFYEDRAENKPYTYYSKENVEKKNLIFVEHGFSNPEIREISEVSAAVRGLQQGYSIHRICFPAEMKERIGALYRKDS, translated from the coding sequence ATGGCAGAACGCATATACCGCGATTCGGTTCACAACATCATCCGCGTCAATACCGACACCGCGGAGGGCAAGCTCGTCACCAGGCTGATCGACACGCCGGAATTTCAGCGGCTGCGGCGGATACGCCAGCTCGGGCTCGCGTATTTTTCGTATCAGGGAGCCGAACATTCGCGGTTCACGCACAGCCTCGGTGCGTATCATCTGGCGGGGCGAATGCTGGCGAAACTGCGGCTCGACAGCGACATCGACGAAGAGCTGCAAACGGCGGTCCGCGTCGGCGCACTGCTGCACGACATCGGCCACGGGCCGTATTCGCACGTGATCGAATCGATACTCGATTTTCATCACGAAGAATTCAGCATCGCAGCCGTATTGAGCGAGAAAACCGAGGTCGGGCGTCTGCTGCGCGAGTATTCCTCGAATCTCGCAGAAAACATTGCGGCGATCATTCGCGGTGATTTTCAGCCGGCTGCGTTAGCGCAGATAGTTTCGTCGCAGCTCGACGCGGACAGAATGGATTACCTGCTTCGCGACAGCCTGATGACAGGTGCTCGATACGGCATTTACGATCTGGAATGGATAATCAAATCCATCGAGATCAGCCCCGACGGCGAGCATCTTTACGTGTCGGCACCCGGCATTTACGCCGTCGAAGACTATCTGCAGGCACGCTATTACATGTATCGGCAGGTTTATTTTCACCGCACGCTGCGTTCGGCCGAGGCCGTTCTGCGTGTGCTGCTGAAACGCGCCCTTCGCGTGCATGCCGACGGCGGCGACGCGTGGACCGCCGCCGATTCGCCGATGTCGCGGGTACTCGCGGGCGAGAAACTGACGCTGAAAGAGCATCTGGAATTTGACGACGCCGACGTGCTTTACAGCATAAAACGCTGGCGGCATTCCGGCGATGAGATACTCGGCGATCTGGCGGGGCGTTTCCTTGACCGCAGGCTTTTCAAGGCATTTGACCTCGACATGCCGGACGATGAGCGGCGTGATTTCATCACCGCGGCACGCGAGATCGTGGCGTCCGGCGGCTTCGACCCGGATTACTATTTCTACGAGGACCGAGCGGAAAACAAGCCCTACACTTACTATTCGAAAGAGAACGTCGAGAAAAAGAACCTCATTTTTGTAGAACACGGTTTCTCGAATCCCGAGATCCGCGAGATCTCGGAAGTAAGCGCCGCCGTTCGCGGGCTGCAGCAGGGCTACAGCATTCACCGCATTTGTTTTCCCGCGGAGATGAAAGAGAGGATCGGTGCACTTTACCGCAAAGACAGTTAA
- the acs gene encoding acetate--CoA ligase, which translates to MSEPVAIESILSEDRVFPPPPEFAAAAHIKSFEEYEQMYAESMRDIPAFWEKQAEELEWFEKWQTVLEWNSPHAKWFVGGKINISQNCLDRHLTTWRRNKAAFIWEGEPGEQRTLTYLQLHREVCRFANVLIKLGVATGDRVALYMPLVPELAIAMLACARIGATHTVIFGGFSADAIRDRVNDGGCKLIVTADGAFRRGTEVRLKDAVDEAAKQTPTVENVVVYRRTGSKVAMQPGRDHWWHEIIETVDAVCPAVPLDSEHPLYILYTSGTTGKPKGILHTTGGYLTQAAYTSKMVFDLKDEDVYWCTADIGWVTGHSYVVYGPLANGATVVMYEGAPNFPGFDRFWDIIERHRVTIFYTAPTAIRAFIKWGEEHPLKHDLSSLRLLGTVGEPINPEAWMWYREVIGKGRCPIVDTWWQTETGSIMISPLPGATPAVPGTATRPLPGVMVDVVKKDGTKCEPNEGGYLVAKHPWPSMLRTLWGDDERYKEAYWSEIPGHYFAGDGARRDERGYFWIMGRVDDVINVSGHRLGTAEIESALVSHEAVAEAAVVGRPDELKGQAIAAFVTLEGGRTGSDELKEALRAHVQKEIGALAKPDDIRFTDALPKTRSGKIMRRLLRELAAGGAVAGDITTLEDLSVLEKLREDEE; encoded by the coding sequence ATGTCCGAGCCCGTCGCTATCGAATCCATCCTGTCCGAAGACCGCGTTTTTCCGCCGCCGCCGGAATTTGCCGCCGCGGCGCACATCAAGAGCTTTGAAGAATACGAGCAGATGTATGCCGAGTCGATGCGGGACATTCCGGCGTTTTGGGAAAAGCAGGCCGAGGAACTTGAGTGGTTCGAAAAATGGCAAACGGTGCTCGAATGGAACTCGCCGCACGCGAAATGGTTCGTCGGCGGCAAGATCAACATATCGCAGAATTGCCTCGACCGTCATCTGACGACGTGGCGTCGGAACAAGGCGGCATTTATCTGGGAAGGCGAGCCGGGCGAACAGCGGACGTTGACGTATCTGCAGCTGCACCGCGAGGTCTGCCGTTTTGCTAACGTATTGATAAAGCTGGGAGTTGCGACCGGCGACCGCGTCGCATTGTATATGCCGCTGGTGCCGGAACTGGCCATCGCGATGCTCGCTTGTGCACGAATCGGCGCGACGCATACGGTCATTTTCGGCGGTTTTTCGGCGGACGCCATTCGCGACCGTGTGAACGACGGCGGCTGCAAGCTCATCGTTACCGCGGACGGTGCTTTTCGACGCGGAACCGAGGTTCGACTGAAGGACGCCGTTGACGAGGCCGCAAAGCAGACGCCGACCGTTGAGAACGTCGTGGTATATCGACGCACCGGCAGCAAGGTAGCGATGCAGCCGGGACGCGATCATTGGTGGCACGAGATCATCGAAACTGTCGATGCCGTCTGTCCCGCCGTTCCGCTCGACAGCGAACATCCGCTATATATCCTTTACACGTCCGGCACGACCGGCAAACCGAAAGGCATTCTGCACACGACGGGCGGCTATCTGACGCAGGCGGCATATACGTCGAAAATGGTCTTTGACCTGAAGGACGAGGACGTCTATTGGTGCACCGCGGACATCGGCTGGGTGACCGGGCATTCATACGTGGTTTACGGGCCGCTCGCGAATGGTGCGACCGTCGTCATGTACGAAGGCGCGCCGAATTTTCCCGGCTTTGACCGTTTTTGGGACATCATCGAACGGCATCGCGTGACCATATTTTACACGGCTCCGACGGCGATACGTGCTTTCATAAAATGGGGCGAGGAACATCCGCTGAAACACGACCTTTCATCGCTTCGCCTGCTCGGGACCGTCGGCGAGCCGATAAATCCTGAGGCGTGGATGTGGTATCGCGAGGTCATCGGCAAAGGCCGCTGCCCGATCGTCGATACATGGTGGCAGACCGAAACGGGTTCGATAATGATCTCGCCGCTGCCCGGTGCAACGCCCGCCGTTCCGGGCACAGCGACGCGGCCGCTGCCGGGCGTGATGGTTGACGTGGTCAAAAAGGACGGCACAAAATGCGAGCCGAACGAAGGCGGTTATCTGGTCGCAAAGCATCCTTGGCCGTCGATGCTGCGCACGTTGTGGGGCGACGACGAACGCTACAAAGAAGCGTATTGGTCCGAGATCCCAGGACACTATTTCGCGGGTGACGGTGCTCGGCGTGACGAACGCGGCTATTTCTGGATCATGGGCCGCGTCGATGACGTGATAAACGTAAGCGGCCATCGACTGGGAACCGCGGAGATCGAATCGGCACTCGTTTCGCACGAAGCCGTCGCCGAAGCCGCCGTCGTGGGCCGCCCCGACGAACTGAAAGGCCAGGCCATCGCCGCGTTCGTTACGCTGGAAGGCGGCCGCACAGGCAGCGACGAATTGAAAGAAGCTCTCCGTGCCCACGTTCAGAAAGAGATCGGTGCGCTAGCCAAACCTGACGACATACGTTTCACCGACGCGCTGCCGAAAACGCGTTCGGGCAAGATAATGCGGCGTCTGCTGCGTGAACTTGCTGCGGGCGGCGCCGTCGCGGGCGACATCACGACGCTGGAAGATCTTTCGGTTCTGGAAAAGCTCCGCGAGGACGAGGAATAA
- a CDS encoding DUF433 domain-containing protein yields MYEQLIESKPNVMMGKPVVAGTRITVELILEKLAAGETIEQILDAHPRLTREAISAALHFAVSNLPSTSLKAA; encoded by the coding sequence ATGTATGAACAGCTCATTGAATCGAAACCAAACGTAATGATGGGCAAGCCTGTCGTTGCCGGAACGCGCATCACAGTTGAGTTGATCCTGGAAAAACTCGCAGCTGGTGAAACTATCGAGCAGATCCTGGACGCACATCCGCGACTGACCCGCGAAGCCATCTCTGCGGCGCTTCACTTCGCTGTGAGCAATCTGCCGAGCACTTCGTTGAAAGCTGCATGA
- a CDS encoding DUF5615 family PIN-like protein, translating into MNLLADESIDRQIVARLRNDGHDVSYIAESEPSIDDNTVFDRANSKKALLITADKDFGEMVFLDRRLLSDGVVLVRLPGLSPETKAKLVSEAFQKQGKDLPNNFTVITPGGIRMRTEMSITE; encoded by the coding sequence ATGAATCTTTTGGCGGACGAAAGCATCGATCGACAGATCGTAGCACGATTGAGGAACGACGGCCACGACGTTTCCTACATCGCTGAATCAGAACCGAGCATTGACGACAACACCGTATTTGATCGGGCGAATTCAAAAAAGGCATTACTGATCACTGCCGATAAGGACTTTGGCGAAATGGTTTTCTTAGACCGCCGTTTATTGTCCGACGGCGTGGTTTTGGTTCGATTGCCCGGACTTAGTCCCGAAACAAAAGCCAAACTCGTCTCTGAAGCATTTCAGAAACAGGGGAAGGATCTCCCAAATAATTTCACCGTCATTACGCCCGGCGGCATTCGAATGCGAACCGAAATGTCGATCACCGAATAA
- the moaA gene encoding GTP 3',8-cyclase MoaA, translating into MLRDGYNRTIRDLRISLTDRCNFRCFYCLPHGEPAWAKKETLLTFEEIAKLADIFVSLGIEKIRLTGGEPLIRRDVPVLVEKLAVLKPQLADIALTTNGFDFVRHADALVDAGLDRVTFSLDSVRRDRFEEITGVDALDRVVESIKYAKKIGFDPIKVNAVIVRGRNDDEIVELARFAREHGVAFRYIEYMPLDSGHGWDRSHVVSGREIREAIDAEFPLVLKETSRGSGTSWRYGFADGSPGEVGIIAPVTEMFCGQCSRIRLTADGQIRTCLFSNREHDLRGVLRSGASDIDIADFIRSVVLEKEPRHYINDPAFSQPERTMSFIGG; encoded by the coding sequence ATGCTCCGCGACGGCTACAACAGAACCATCCGCGATCTGCGGATATCGCTGACCGATCGCTGCAATTTCCGCTGCTTCTATTGCCTGCCGCACGGCGAGCCCGCGTGGGCGAAAAAGGAAACGCTGCTCACATTTGAAGAGATCGCGAAGCTCGCGGATATCTTCGTCTCGCTCGGCATCGAAAAGATACGCCTGACCGGCGGCGAACCGCTGATCCGCCGCGACGTCCCGGTTCTCGTAGAAAAGCTCGCCGTACTAAAACCGCAGCTTGCCGATATCGCACTGACGACGAACGGATTCGATTTCGTCCGCCATGCCGATGCCTTGGTGGACGCAGGGCTCGACCGCGTGACGTTCAGCCTGGACAGCGTACGGCGAGATCGATTTGAGGAAATTACCGGCGTGGACGCTCTGGACCGCGTCGTCGAGTCGATAAAATACGCGAAAAAGATCGGGTTCGATCCGATCAAGGTGAACGCCGTGATCGTACGCGGCCGCAATGATGACGAGATCGTCGAACTCGCGCGTTTTGCCCGCGAACACGGCGTCGCGTTCCGTTATATCGAATACATGCCGCTCGACAGCGGCCACGGCTGGGACCGCAGCCATGTCGTCTCCGGCCGAGAGATACGCGAGGCTATCGACGCGGAGTTTCCGCTGGTCTTGAAAGAAACTTCCCGAGGAAGCGGCACGTCGTGGCGTTACGGCTTCGCCGACGGCTCGCCCGGCGAGGTCGGCATCATCGCTCCGGTAACGGAGATGTTCTGCGGCCAATGCTCGCGTATTCGCCTGACCGCCGACGGGCAGATACGCACCTGCCTTTTCTCCAACCGCGAACACGACCTCCGCGGCGTCCTGCGTTCCGGTGCATCTGATATCGATATTGCCGACTTCATCCGCTCGGTCGTCCTGGAAAAAGAACCGCGGCATTACATCAACGACCCCGCATTCTCACAGCCCGAACGCACGATGAGTTTCATCGGCGGGTGA
- the queG gene encoding tRNA epoxyqueuosine(34) reductase QueG: MAIFSSDVKRIGTEAGFDLVGIARVEKLESADARFREWLDRSFHAAMAWMEREPEKRSDPRLIFPECRSVVVFLHNYYTSHRHTSPGKVSRYAWGDDYHNVLREKMETVLGELRTIDVTIKGKLCVDTSPIMEKPWAVRAGLGWIGKHSNLITRDIGSWVFIGAMLLNVDLEPDAPFTEDHCGTCTACLDACPTNAIVEPYVVDSAKCISHATIELRGETLPDDVAQNLDGWLYGCDVCQDVCPWNRFETPTGEIRFEPRNSETSLDAVSLSKMSHEEYVERFRGSAIKRAKLSGLQRNARYLNTGSQKEN, encoded by the coding sequence ATGGCAATTTTTTCGTCAGACGTGAAACGCATCGGCACCGAAGCGGGCTTTGACCTCGTTGGCATCGCGCGAGTCGAAAAGCTGGAATCTGCCGATGCGAGGTTCCGCGAATGGCTGGACCGCAGCTTTCACGCCGCAATGGCGTGGATGGAACGCGAACCTGAAAAACGTTCCGACCCAAGACTGATCTTTCCCGAGTGTCGGTCGGTCGTCGTTTTTCTGCACAATTACTACACATCGCATCGCCACACATCGCCGGGCAAGGTCTCGCGATACGCGTGGGGCGACGATTATCACAACGTCCTGCGTGAAAAGATGGAAACCGTCCTCGGCGAACTGCGGACAATCGACGTGACCATTAAGGGCAAGTTATGCGTCGATACATCGCCGATAATGGAAAAACCGTGGGCCGTGCGTGCGGGCCTCGGCTGGATCGGCAAACACTCGAACCTGATCACACGCGACATCGGCTCGTGGGTTTTTATTGGTGCAATGCTCCTGAATGTCGACCTTGAGCCGGACGCTCCGTTCACCGAAGACCATTGCGGCACATGCACCGCGTGCCTCGACGCCTGTCCGACAAACGCCATCGTCGAACCGTATGTTGTCGATTCGGCAAAGTGCATCTCGCACGCGACCATCGAACTCCGCGGCGAAACGCTGCCCGATGATGTCGCCCAAAACCTCGACGGCTGGCTCTACGGCTGCGACGTCTGTCAGGACGTCTGTCCGTGGAATCGTTTCGAAACGCCAACAGGTGAAATTCGCTTTGAGCCGCGAAATAGTGAGACATCACTCGACGCCGTTTCGCTCTCTAAGATGTCGCACGAAGAATACGTCGAGCGGTTTCGCGGTTCGGCCATAAAACGTGCAAAATTAAGCGGACTGCAGAGGAATGCAAGATACTTGAACACCGGATCCCAAAAGGAGAATTGA
- a CDS encoding carboxypeptidase regulatory-like domain-containing protein, giving the protein MRDLKSAISAGFKGFLLLAAAVLFTAGHAAAQAQATAADLSGTVVDPSGAVVAGATITARNAATGISRTVTSDGQGNYQIIGLPPGEYEVSAEAASFSKVVISGVRLTVGQAANLTIPLKIGDQSVVVNVTSDDVQIIETTRTTVANTIDQTRINSLPINERSATGFALTISTVGRDNGRPVGPAPTSGLNIGGQRGRSTLVQVDGADFTDNSINAARSTVSQEAVQEYQVTTNSYMPEFGRATGGIVNVVTKRGTSDFSGNVFGFFRHKTIQARNAFAPVIDGDPNKKPPYTRAQYGLTFGGPLNPGKTFFFGSFEQRRRQESGFFTGDITGGATSSITIGAPFLPVSQTFTNLTAAQVTYIQGALGSANADQISRAIAYAHLASIGGQTSINGGSTLVNFVPGIGVPAGQVVGNRFVLSGAPVPLTKNSAGQFLAFRPLGQLARVFPISESSTFLSFRADHTINADNQLSIRLGFNPSRINGIQDESQNQTLGQNDYSRTGIQRLEDFSFGSSLTSILTPRVINELYYNYGRRVAKFDSQIPSVALQIAGTGFIGSNPFSPVDRVEARHQIRNNMTWATAKHTVKFGADFNWVSGQARFDLNFPGLFNFGQQAAGSLVSVNGVACDSLALTTAGLGRCPALTATQAYGLGFPSVFIQGFGDPNSSLSNKPIAFFIQDTWKIHPRFTINYGVRYDYEFTQEFAPSPFTDPLTGITLTANDVQTAQDALNVTQGFPRDKNNIAPRVGFAWDLAGNGRTVIRGAGGIFYDKPLLTVSFNSNIADGSQQQQATLLPIGGPSPLGLFNAFQVMHGTLIPCNFAGATPGVNCTPGLAPSAQYQQGLMRFNSSLFTGFGPILPFTLHVSKDFEYPMAVQGNLSIEKMIGKSMSLSATYINVTAKHLAHPQDVNNVNSQALVDNFRRFTANNPVACGGPCPAAGRAPTSLTEAAFFSLPTTNSALYTMIVPGFVIRNNTTNQLIVSPIAANFFRKLGPNYFFVRALTGLTKAQFDPLLNGTLRTPGPINPYADVNAQMSDGNSSYNAMNIELKKRFSNGIQFFTTYTWAHSIDDSSDLQTLLKPQDNTNFRAEKSNSLFDQRHRFVMSGVMGAPDSWRGAGGFKSFLHGFSFAPIVEFGSGRPFNILAVGDANGDFQSTNERPSVRADGTLCATGIDTDCQTGIFPANGTLGRNMGITSNYFSVDARVTRRVRFTEKVNLDIIAEGFNLFNRFNEAAGNPFYQVVNAFGKRSGGGKYFSQPTSAFDPRQFQIGLKLSF; this is encoded by the coding sequence ATGAGAGATCTGAAGTCTGCGATTTCTGCCGGTTTTAAGGGCTTTTTGCTACTGGCAGCAGCAGTTCTATTTACTGCGGGCCACGCCGCGGCACAGGCACAGGCGACCGCCGCCGACCTGAGCGGAACGGTGGTTGACCCGAGCGGCGCCGTAGTCGCCGGAGCTACCATTACGGCAAGGAACGCCGCCACCGGCATTTCGCGAACCGTAACGTCCGACGGGCAGGGCAATTACCAGATAATCGGCCTGCCGCCGGGTGAATACGAGGTCTCGGCCGAGGCTGCGTCGTTCAGCAAGGTCGTAATTTCGGGCGTCCGGCTGACTGTCGGCCAGGCCGCGAATCTGACCATTCCGCTGAAGATCGGCGACCAATCCGTGGTCGTCAACGTCACCAGCGATGACGTTCAGATCATCGAGACCACGCGGACGACCGTTGCGAATACCATCGATCAGACGCGTATCAACAGCCTGCCGATCAACGAACGCAGTGCTACCGGTTTCGCTCTCACCATTTCGACTGTCGGCCGCGACAACGGACGCCCGGTCGGGCCGGCTCCGACATCGGGACTGAACATCGGCGGTCAACGCGGACGTTCGACGCTCGTACAGGTGGACGGAGCAGACTTTACAGATAATTCGATCAACGCCGCACGCTCGACCGTTTCGCAGGAAGCGGTGCAGGAATATCAGGTCACGACGAACTCGTACATGCCTGAATTCGGACGTGCGACCGGCGGTATCGTCAACGTCGTAACCAAACGCGGCACCAGCGATTTCTCCGGCAACGTATTCGGCTTTTTCCGTCACAAGACAATTCAGGCCCGCAATGCGTTCGCTCCTGTAATTGACGGCGATCCGAACAAGAAGCCGCCCTACACGCGTGCCCAATACGGACTTACGTTCGGCGGACCGCTGAACCCCGGCAAAACATTCTTCTTCGGTTCGTTCGAACAGCGACGCCGCCAGGAATCAGGCTTTTTCACCGGCGACATTACGGGCGGTGCTACGTCGAGCATCACGATAGGGGCTCCGTTCCTGCCGGTATCGCAGACATTTACTAATTTGACCGCGGCTCAGGTCACCTACATTCAGGGAGCACTCGGCAGTGCCAATGCAGACCAGATCAGCCGAGCCATAGCATATGCTCACCTTGCGTCGATCGGCGGCCAGACATCGATCAACGGCGGCAGCACGCTGGTCAACTTTGTTCCGGGCATCGGCGTCCCGGCGGGTCAGGTCGTCGGCAACCGTTTCGTACTTTCAGGTGCTCCGGTCCCGCTGACGAAGAATTCTGCAGGCCAGTTCCTTGCGTTCCGCCCGCTTGGTCAGCTTGCACGCGTCTTCCCGATCTCGGAAAGCAGCACGTTCCTGTCGTTCAGAGCAGATCACACCATCAACGCCGACAATCAGTTGAGCATCCGTTTGGGCTTCAATCCCAGCCGCATCAACGGCATTCAGGATGAATCGCAGAACCAGACGCTCGGCCAGAACGACTACTCGCGAACCGGTATTCAGCGGCTCGAAGATTTCTCGTTCGGCAGCTCGCTGACCAGCATTCTGACGCCGAGGGTGATCAACGAACTCTATTACAACTACGGCCGCCGCGTCGCCAAGTTCGATTCGCAGATACCGAGCGTCGCACTGCAGATCGCAGGTACCGGCTTTATCGGATCGAACCCGTTCTCGCCGGTCGACCGTGTCGAGGCCAGGCATCAGATCCGAAACAACATGACATGGGCGACCGCGAAGCACACCGTCAAATTCGGTGCTGATTTCAACTGGGTCTCCGGCCAGGCTCGTTTCGACCTGAACTTCCCGGGCCTGTTCAACTTCGGCCAGCAGGCCGCCGGTTCGCTCGTATCGGTCAACGGCGTCGCTTGCGATTCGTTGGCTCTGACCACCGCAGGCCTCGGACGCTGCCCGGCGCTGACGGCAACGCAGGCCTACGGACTCGGCTTCCCGAGCGTATTCATTCAGGGCTTCGGCGATCCGAACAGCTCGCTCAGCAACAAACCCATCGCGTTCTTCATTCAGGACACGTGGAAGATACACCCGCGGTTCACCATCAACTACGGTGTCCGCTATGACTACGAATTCACACAGGAATTCGCACCGTCGCCTTTCACCGATCCGCTGACCGGCATCACGCTGACGGCGAACGATGTGCAGACCGCACAGGACGCATTGAATGTGACGCAGGGTTTCCCGCGTGACAAGAACAATATCGCCCCGCGTGTCGGTTTTGCGTGGGACCTGGCCGGCAACGGCCGCACGGTCATCCGCGGTGCGGGCGGCATCTTTTATGACAAGCCGCTGCTCACCGTCTCGTTCAACTCGAACATCGCAGACGGTTCGCAGCAGCAGCAGGCAACGCTCCTGCCGATCGGCGGCCCGTCGCCTTTGGGTCTGTTCAACGCATTTCAGGTGATGCACGGCACGCTGATCCCCTGCAACTTCGCAGGTGCGACGCCGGGCGTCAACTGCACACCGGGCCTGGCACCGAGTGCTCAATATCAGCAGGGCCTGATGCGTTTCAACTCGTCGCTATTTACGGGGTTCGGCCCGATCCTGCCGTTCACGCTGCATGTGAGCAAGGATTTTGAATATCCGATGGCCGTGCAGGGCAACCTGTCGATCGAGAAGATGATCGGCAAATCGATGTCGCTTTCCGCAACGTACATCAACGTGACCGCAAAGCACCTCGCCCATCCGCAGGATGTGAACAACGTGAATTCGCAGGCACTCGTTGACAACTTCCGCCGCTTTACGGCTAACAACCCCGTCGCCTGCGGCGGCCCGTGCCCCGCGGCCGGCCGTGCTCCGACGAGCCTGACGGAAGCAGCTTTCTTCTCGCTGCCGACCACGAACAGTGCCCTTTACACGATGATCGTGCCGGGCTTCGTCATTCGCAACAACACGACGAATCAACTGATCGTCAGCCCGATCGCGGCTAACTTCTTCCGCAAGCTCGGCCCGAACTACTTCTTTGTCCGTGCCCTCACCGGCCTGACCAAAGCACAGTTCGATCCGCTGCTGAACGGAACGCTCCGCACGCCGGGCCCCATCAATCCGTACGCTGACGTCAACGCTCAGATGTCGGACGGCAACTCGTCGTACAACGCGATGAACATCGAGCTGAAGAAGCGTTTCTCGAACGGCATTCAGTTCTTTACAACCTATACATGGGCACACTCGATCGACGATTCGTCCGACCTGCAGACGCTGCTCAAGCCGCAGGACAACACGAATTTCCGTGCCGAGAAATCGAACTCGCTCTTTGACCAGCGTCACCGCTTTGTCATGAGCGGCGTGATGGGTGCACCGGATTCGTGGCGTGGTGCCGGCGGATTCAAGAGCTTCCTGCACGGCTTCTCGTTCGCTCCGATCGTCGAGTTCGGCTCCGGCCGTCCGTTCAACATCCTCGCCGTCGGCGATGCGAACGGCGATTTCCAGAGCACGAACGAGCGTCCTTCGGTACGCGCTGACGGAACGCTTTGTGCGACCGGCATCGACACCGATTGCCAGACGGGCATCTTCCCTGCGAACGGTACACTCGGCCGCAACATGGGCATCACGAGCAACTATTTCTCGGTTGACGCCCGCGTGACCCGCCGCGTCCGCTTCACTGAAAAGGTGAACCTCGACATCATCGCCGAGGGCTTTAACCTCTTCAACCGCTTTAACGAAGCTGCCGGCAACCCGTTCTATCAGGTGGTCAACGCTTTCGGCAAACGCAGCGGCGGCGGCAAGTATTTCAGCCAGCCGACGTCAGCGTTCGACCCGCGTCAGTTCCAGATCGGCCTTAAGCTGAGCTTCTAG
- a CDS encoding MBL fold metallo-hydrolase yields MKIIPLSIPTPFYVGDVNVYLIREDPLTLIDVGPKTPEAARALRKKLASHGVSFSDVRRIVLTHAHEDHCGLAKQVRDEAKNAEVLIHDWETGHLFGRLAREEHRQLMRRSGVPDSVFDEMQALYESVSLLTDSLADGEFSPLEDEMELEFDSGSLRVLHTPGHTPGSCSFLREADRTIICGDCVLKRITPNPILSPDPIDPNERYPSLGEYLVSLARIRSFAPTLVHGGHGEPITDFEEIFHRYVRAIDDRQSRCIALIGGGTTAYDVALRLFPDAHSHDVHRFLAISEAIAHLDHAARENKIAVEMSGGVEYYRPL; encoded by the coding sequence ATGAAGATCATCCCGCTTTCTATCCCAACTCCTTTCTACGTCGGCGATGTCAACGTCTATCTCATCCGCGAGGACCCGCTCACGCTGATCGACGTTGGCCCGAAAACGCCCGAAGCGGCCCGTGCTTTACGCAAAAAACTGGCCTCGCACGGCGTTTCTTTCTCTGATGTGCGGCGTATCGTGCTGACGCACGCCCATGAGGACCATTGCGGCCTCGCAAAACAGGTCCGCGACGAGGCGAAAAATGCCGAGGTATTGATACACGATTGGGAAACGGGCCATCTTTTCGGGCGTCTCGCACGCGAAGAGCATCGTCAGCTTATGCGGCGGTCGGGCGTGCCGGACAGTGTTTTTGACGAGATGCAGGCACTTTACGAGAGCGTCAGCCTGCTTACGGATTCGCTTGCCGACGGCGAATTTTCGCCGCTTGAGGACGAAATGGAGCTGGAATTCGATTCCGGTTCGCTTCGCGTGCTGCATACGCCGGGGCATACGCCGGGATCGTGCTCTTTCCTTCGAGAGGCGGACAGGACCATCATCTGCGGCGACTGCGTTCTAAAACGAATTACGCCGAACCCTATCCTTTCACCGGACCCGATCGATCCGAATGAACGTTATCCTTCGCTCGGCGAATATCTTGTCAGTCTCGCCCGCATTCGTTCATTTGCGCCGACACTTGTCCACGGCGGCCACGGCGAGCCGATAACCGATTTTGAAGAGATATTTCACCGCTACGTTCGTGCTATCGACGATCGACAGTCCCGCTGCATCGCTCTGATCGGCGGCGGAACGACCGCGTACGATGTCGCCCTGCGGCTTTTCCCCGACGCACACAGCCATGATGTGCACCGTTTCCTCGCCATTTCAGAGGCGATCGCGCACCTCGACCATGCGGCAAGAGAGAACAAAATTGCGGTTGAAATGAGCGGCGGCGTGGAATACTACCGTCCGCTTTAG